The Prosthecobacter debontii genomic sequence CCAGCTCATGCGGTCACGGGGGGGAGACACGGTGGCGCAGGAGGCGCTGGGGCAGGTGGTGGGTCTCTACTGGCGGCCTATCCAAATCTGTGTTAAAAAGCGTGGGTTTGATGAACACGATGCGGAGGATCTCACCCAGGAGTTTTTGGCCAACATTGTGCAAAAGGGCTACTTTGATCGAGTGGATCCAGCCAAGGGAAGGCTCCGCTCTTACTTGCTGACGGCGCTTAATCATTACCTAGCCAACGTCTGGCGTAGCCGCAACGCACAGCGGCGAGGTCATGGGGCGGCTCACTTGTCACTGGATTCGGAGCCTGAGGAGGGGGCCCCGCCGTTGGATCTGCCAGACCTGCGCACACCGGATGAGGAATTTGATCGCGAGTGGGCGCTGACTGTGCTGGACAATGTCTTGCATGAACTGCGTCATGATTATGATGCGCAGGGAAAGTTGGAGGTGTTTGAGGTCCTCAGTCCGGCCTTATCCGTGGCGGATGGTCAAACCGATGCTGTGGCAATGGGGCAAAGACTAGGCATGACCAGCGGCGCCGTCCGGGTGGCGCTACATCGGATGCGGCTGCGATATCGT encodes the following:
- a CDS encoding RNA polymerase sigma factor; protein product: MTTTLAPKRATSRTGLLPHTPWTQLMRSRGGDTVAQEALGQVVGLYWRPIQICVKKRGFDEHDAEDLTQEFLANIVQKGYFDRVDPAKGRLRSYLLTALNHYLANVWRSRNAQRRGHGAAHLSLDSEPEEGAPPLDLPDLRTPDEEFDREWALTVLDNVLHELRHDYDAQGKLEVFEVLSPALSVADGQTDAVAMGQRLGMTSGAVRVALHRMRLRYRNLLYRHVAATVEHEDQVEPEIRSMIQMLRRR